A single Actinomadura algeriensis DNA region contains:
- the tkt gene encoding transketolase encodes MTRDNSTFEWSDLDRRAVDVVRALAMDAVEEAGSGHPGTAMSLAPAAYLLFQRFLEHDPTDPDWAGRDRFVLSCGHSSLTLYIQLYLSGYPLTLDELKSLRKWGSLTPGHPEHGHTAGVETTTGPLGQGIANAVGMAMAARRERGLFDPDAPGGESPFDHTIWAICSDGDIEEGISHEASALAGHQRLGNLVLLWDDNHISIEDDTAIALSEDVRARYEAYGWDVHTVDWTENGDYAENVEQLAAAFAAAQAETSRPSFIALRTIIGWPAPNKKNTGKAHGSALGAEEVAATKKLLGLDPAESFQVPEDVLAHARGVSDRGRDAHARWNEKFQAWREANAERAAEFDRISERALPPGWEKALPTFPAGKEIATRAASGEVLAALAPVLPELWGGSADLAESNNTTMKGEPSFIPEEFQTKEFPGGPYGRTLHFGVREHAMGAICNGIALHGGTRPYGGTFLVFSDYMRPAVRLAALMKLPVTFVWTHDSIGLGEDGPTHQPVEHLWALRAIPGLDVVRPADAAETAVAWRTILEQNDRPAGLALTRQKLVTLDRGGELATADCTAKGGYVLADATDGRPDVIIIATGSEVSLALEAREALQAKGTPARVVSMPCVEWFDAQSDAYKQQVLPPGVRARVSVEAGISLGWRAYIGDAGESVSLEHFGASADYKTLYRQFGITADRVVAAAEASLIKANVKHAGRGETTGN; translated from the coding sequence GTGACTAGGGACAACAGCACGTTTGAATGGTCTGACCTGGACCGGCGGGCGGTGGACGTGGTCCGCGCCCTGGCCATGGACGCGGTCGAGGAGGCCGGTTCGGGCCACCCTGGTACCGCCATGAGCCTGGCCCCGGCCGCCTACCTGCTCTTCCAGCGGTTCCTCGAGCACGACCCGACCGACCCCGACTGGGCGGGCCGCGACCGGTTCGTCCTGTCGTGCGGGCACTCCAGCCTGACCCTTTACATCCAGCTCTACCTTTCGGGCTACCCGCTGACGCTGGACGAGCTGAAGTCGTTGCGCAAGTGGGGCAGCCTGACGCCGGGGCACCCCGAGCACGGGCACACCGCCGGTGTGGAGACGACGACGGGGCCGCTCGGCCAGGGCATCGCGAACGCGGTCGGCATGGCGATGGCGGCGCGCCGCGAGCGCGGGCTGTTCGACCCGGACGCGCCGGGCGGCGAGTCCCCCTTCGACCACACCATCTGGGCGATCTGCTCGGACGGCGACATCGAGGAGGGCATCAGCCACGAGGCGAGCGCGCTCGCGGGCCACCAGCGGCTCGGCAACCTGGTCCTGCTGTGGGACGACAACCACATCTCGATCGAGGACGACACCGCGATCGCACTGTCGGAGGACGTGCGGGCCCGCTACGAGGCGTACGGCTGGGACGTCCACACGGTGGACTGGACGGAGAACGGCGACTACGCCGAGAACGTCGAGCAGCTGGCCGCGGCGTTCGCCGCCGCGCAGGCCGAGACGTCGCGGCCGTCGTTCATCGCGCTGCGCACGATCATCGGCTGGCCGGCGCCGAACAAGAAGAACACCGGCAAGGCGCACGGCTCGGCGCTGGGCGCCGAGGAGGTCGCGGCGACCAAGAAGCTGCTCGGGCTGGACCCGGCGGAGAGCTTCCAGGTGCCCGAGGACGTCCTCGCGCACGCCCGCGGCGTGTCCGACCGCGGCCGGGACGCGCACGCGCGGTGGAACGAGAAGTTCCAGGCGTGGCGCGAGGCGAACGCCGAGCGGGCCGCCGAGTTCGACCGGATCTCCGAGCGCGCGCTGCCGCCCGGCTGGGAGAAGGCGCTGCCGACGTTCCCGGCGGGCAAGGAGATCGCGACGCGCGCCGCGTCCGGCGAGGTGCTGGCCGCGCTGGCGCCGGTGCTGCCGGAGCTGTGGGGCGGTTCGGCCGACCTGGCCGAGAGCAACAACACGACGATGAAGGGCGAGCCGTCCTTCATCCCCGAGGAGTTCCAGACGAAGGAGTTCCCGGGCGGCCCGTACGGGCGGACGCTGCACTTCGGCGTGCGCGAGCACGCGATGGGCGCGATCTGCAACGGGATCGCGCTGCACGGCGGCACCCGCCCCTACGGCGGGACGTTCCTGGTGTTCAGCGACTACATGCGCCCGGCGGTGCGGCTGGCGGCGCTGATGAAGCTGCCGGTGACGTTCGTGTGGACGCACGACTCGATCGGCCTGGGCGAGGACGGCCCGACCCACCAGCCCGTCGAGCACCTGTGGGCGCTGCGGGCGATCCCGGGGCTGGACGTCGTCCGCCCGGCGGACGCGGCCGAGACGGCCGTCGCGTGGCGCACGATCCTGGAGCAGAACGACCGTCCGGCGGGGCTGGCGCTGACCCGGCAGAAGCTGGTGACGCTGGACCGCGGCGGCGAGCTGGCCACGGCCGACTGCACCGCCAAGGGCGGTTACGTGCTGGCGGACGCGACCGACGGCCGGCCCGACGTGATCATCATCGCGACCGGCAGCGAGGTGTCGCTGGCGCTGGAGGCGCGCGAGGCGCTGCAGGCCAAGGGCACCCCGGCCCGGGTCGTGTCGATGCCGTGCGTGGAGTGGTTCGATGCGCAGTCCGACGCCTACAAGCAGCAGGTGCTGCCCCCGGGGGTGCGGGCCCGCGTGTCGGTGGAGGCCGGGATCTCGCTGGGCTGGCGCGCCTACATCGGCGACGCGGGCGAGTCGGTGAGCCTGGAGCACTTCGGCGCGTCCGCGGACTACAAGACGCTGTACCGGCAGTTCGGCATCACCGCCGACCGGGTCGTCGCGGCCGCGGAGGCCAGCCTGATCAAGGCGAACGTCAAGCACGCGGGGCGCGGCGAGACCACCGGCAACTGA
- a CDS encoding PrsW family intramembrane metalloprotease, whose amino-acid sequence MARVDPKAVLEGRIPGRPPVGLIAGLTVSGLCAVAALGVDVLSGEGGFWVGLLLAVLPIPPLIALALALDRLEPEPPRALVFAFMWGAGVAVLGALVLNTAGLLYVTVPIFGEVDGHFVSATFGAPVIEETLKGAVLFGMLWLRRNEIDGFADGLIYAAMVGLGFAMMENITYYMRAFDDGGAQQLQAVFILRGLVAPLSHPLFTAMTGLGVAYAATHRRGQFLAPAAGLLGAMLLHGMWNGAASTGLAGLGVVYVLDACILGVLIVIVAVERRSTVRRIETYLPLYGATGLVTPADVRMLRSIPARRAARRWARTVGGPAAGRAMVDYQLAATELALLHKRADRGVADPQWFATRRDSLLDLMALARHAFLRTPPVPRANPPGGPPWAPRGPSGFLPPDLRKR is encoded by the coding sequence ATGGCGCGTGTGGACCCGAAGGCGGTGCTCGAAGGGCGGATACCGGGACGTCCCCCGGTCGGCCTGATCGCGGGGCTCACGGTCTCCGGGCTGTGCGCGGTCGCCGCCCTGGGCGTGGACGTCCTGTCCGGCGAGGGCGGCTTCTGGGTCGGCCTGCTGCTGGCGGTGCTGCCCATCCCGCCGCTGATCGCCCTCGCGCTCGCCCTCGACCGGCTGGAACCCGAGCCGCCGCGCGCGCTCGTCTTCGCGTTCATGTGGGGCGCGGGCGTCGCGGTCCTGGGCGCCCTGGTCCTCAACACGGCCGGGCTGCTGTACGTCACCGTCCCGATCTTCGGGGAGGTCGACGGCCACTTCGTCAGCGCCACGTTCGGCGCGCCCGTCATCGAGGAGACGCTCAAGGGCGCCGTCCTGTTCGGCATGCTGTGGCTGCGCCGCAACGAGATCGACGGGTTCGCCGACGGGCTGATCTACGCCGCGATGGTCGGCCTCGGCTTCGCGATGATGGAGAACATCACCTACTACATGCGGGCCTTCGACGACGGCGGCGCGCAGCAGCTCCAGGCGGTGTTCATCCTGCGCGGCCTCGTCGCGCCGCTCAGCCACCCGCTGTTCACCGCGATGACCGGCCTCGGCGTCGCCTACGCCGCCACGCACCGCCGCGGGCAGTTCCTCGCGCCCGCCGCCGGGCTGCTGGGCGCCATGCTCCTGCACGGCATGTGGAACGGCGCCGCGTCGACGGGCCTCGCCGGGCTCGGCGTCGTCTACGTGCTGGACGCCTGCATCCTCGGCGTCCTGATCGTCATCGTCGCCGTCGAGCGCCGCAGCACCGTCCGCCGCATCGAGACCTACCTGCCGCTGTACGGCGCGACCGGCCTGGTCACCCCGGCGGACGTCCGGATGCTGCGCTCGATCCCCGCGCGCCGCGCCGCCCGCCGCTGGGCCCGCACCGTCGGCGGCCCCGCCGCGGGCCGCGCGATGGTCGACTACCAGCTCGCCGCCACCGAGCTGGCGCTGCTGCACAAGCGCGCCGACCGCGGCGTCGCCGACCCGCAGTGGTTCGCGACCCGCCGCGACTCCCTGCTCGACCTGATGGCGCTGG
- the tal gene encoding transaldolase: MSEILKQLSDEGVSIWLDDISRERLRTGNLEDLVKESHVVGVTSNPTIFAKALSKGDAYDAQVRDLALRGVGVDEAAHAITTYDIRWGCDVLRPVYDRTDGLDGRVSLEVDPRLARDTERTIAEARALWWTVDRPNLFIKIPATEAGLPAITAALAEGISVNVTLIFSLERYGKVIDAFLAGLEQARENGRDLTKIASVASFFVSRVDTEIDKRLDKIGSDGAKALRSKAGLANARLAYALYEEKFGTERWTSLKNAGARPQRPLWASTGVKDPDLNDTLYVDELVAPGTVNTMPEATLVAEADHGQVRGDTVRGTYDDARAHMAALKDAGVDYDDVVRVLEEEGVEKFEASWKELLGSISGELESKRSGA; the protein is encoded by the coding sequence ATGAGTGAGATTCTGAAGCAGCTCTCCGACGAGGGCGTGTCGATCTGGCTCGACGACATCAGCCGGGAACGGCTGCGCACCGGGAACCTCGAGGACCTGGTGAAGGAGAGCCACGTCGTCGGCGTCACCTCCAACCCGACGATCTTCGCCAAGGCGCTGAGCAAGGGCGACGCCTACGACGCGCAGGTCCGTGACCTGGCCCTGCGCGGCGTGGGCGTCGACGAGGCGGCGCACGCGATCACCACCTACGACATCCGGTGGGGGTGCGACGTGCTGCGCCCGGTGTACGACCGGACGGACGGGCTCGACGGGCGCGTGTCGCTCGAGGTCGACCCGCGGCTGGCGCGCGACACCGAGCGGACGATCGCCGAGGCGCGGGCGCTGTGGTGGACGGTGGACCGGCCGAACCTGTTCATCAAGATCCCGGCGACCGAGGCGGGCCTGCCCGCGATCACCGCGGCGCTGGCCGAGGGCATCAGCGTGAACGTGACGCTGATCTTCTCGCTGGAGCGCTACGGCAAGGTGATCGACGCGTTCCTCGCGGGCCTGGAGCAGGCGCGGGAGAACGGCCGTGACCTGACGAAGATCGCGTCGGTGGCGTCGTTCTTCGTCAGCCGGGTCGACACCGAGATCGACAAGCGGCTCGACAAGATCGGCTCGGACGGGGCGAAGGCGCTGCGTTCGAAGGCGGGCCTGGCCAACGCGCGGCTCGCGTACGCGCTGTACGAGGAAAAGTTCGGCACCGAACGGTGGACGTCGCTGAAGAACGCGGGCGCGCGTCCCCAGCGTCCGCTGTGGGCGTCGACCGGGGTGAAGGACCCCGACCTCAACGACACGCTGTACGTGGACGAGCTGGTGGCTCCGGGCACCGTGAACACGATGCCGGAGGCCACGCTGGTGGCCGAGGCCGACCACGGTCAGGTACGCGGTGACACGGTTCGCGGCACCTACGACGACGCCCGCGCGCACATGGCGGCGCTGAAGGACGCCGGCGTGGACTACGACGACGTCGTGCGGGTGCTCGAGGAGGAGGGCGTCGAGAAGTTCGAGGCGTCCTGGAAGGAGTTGCTCGGCTCCATCAGCGGCGAGCTGGAGAGCAAGAGGTCCGGCGCGTGA
- a CDS encoding heme o synthase — protein MPVAPPEPTMADPVARRSIGESVRAYVALTKPRVIELLLITTIPVMFVAAGGVPPLGTVLLTLAFGTMSAGAANAINCYIDRDIDAKMRRTRRRPLARAQVTPARALVFGITLAVLSTAGFALAVNPRAAAGSLFAILFYVFVYSLLLKRRTSQNVVWGGIAGCMPVLIGWTAVTDEITWTPFVLFAVVFFWTPPHTWTLAMRYREDYAVANVPMLPVVKGERRVIVESLVYTYATVACSLLLWPVGGMTPVYGAVAVVLGLVFLAEGHRLLKAVRAGMTGVHLRPMRFFHLSNVYLALLFVAVSVDPLLH, from the coding sequence ATGCCGGTCGCCCCCCCCGAGCCGACGATGGCCGATCCGGTCGCGCGCCGGTCGATCGGCGAGAGCGTGCGCGCCTACGTCGCGCTCACCAAGCCGCGCGTGATCGAGCTGCTCTTGATCACCACGATCCCGGTGATGTTCGTGGCGGCCGGGGGCGTGCCGCCGCTGGGCACGGTGCTGCTGACGCTGGCCTTCGGCACCATGTCCGCCGGGGCCGCCAACGCGATCAACTGCTACATCGACCGGGACATCGACGCCAAGATGCGCCGCACCCGGCGCCGTCCGCTGGCCCGCGCCCAGGTCACCCCCGCCCGCGCCCTGGTGTTCGGGATCACCCTCGCGGTGCTGTCCACGGCAGGGTTCGCGCTCGCCGTCAACCCGCGGGCCGCCGCCGGGTCGCTGTTCGCGATCCTGTTCTACGTCTTCGTGTACTCGCTGCTGCTCAAGCGGCGCACCTCGCAGAACGTCGTGTGGGGCGGCATCGCCGGTTGCATGCCCGTCCTCATCGGCTGGACGGCCGTCACCGACGAGATCACCTGGACGCCGTTCGTCCTGTTCGCCGTCGTGTTCTTCTGGACGCCGCCGCACACCTGGACCCTCGCGATGCGCTACCGCGAGGACTACGCGGTCGCCAACGTCCCGATGCTGCCGGTCGTCAAGGGCGAGCGGCGGGTCATCGTCGAGAGCCTCGTCTACACGTACGCGACCGTGGCGTGCTCGCTGCTGCTGTGGCCCGTCGGCGGGATGACCCCCGTGTACGGGGCGGTCGCCGTCGTGCTCGGCCTGGTGTTCCTCGCCGAAGGGCACCGCCTGCTGAAGGCGGTCCGCGCCGGGATGACGGGCGTCCACCTGCGGCCCATGCGGTTCTTCCACCTGTCGAACGTCTACCTCGCCCTGCTGTTCGTCGCGGTGTCGGTCGACCCGCTCCTGCACTGA